In one window of Oryza sativa Japonica Group chromosome 9, ASM3414082v1 DNA:
- the LOC4347800 gene encoding UTP--glucose-1-phosphate uridylyltransferase, whose amino-acid sequence MAVTADVKLEGLRAATDKLDQISENEKSGFISLVSRYLSGEAEQIEWSKIQTPTDEVVVPYDTLSAAPEDLNETKKLLDKLVVLKLNGGLGTTMGCTGPKSVIEVRNGFTFLDLIVIQIESLNKKYGCNVPLLLMNSFNTHDDTQKIVEKYSNSNIEIHTFNQSQYPRIVTEDFLPLPSKGKTGKDGWYPPGHGDVFPSLNNSGKLDTLLAQGKEYVFVANSDNLGAIVDIKILNHLIHNQNEYCMEVTPKTLADVKGGTLISYEGRVQLLEIAQVPDEHVNEFKSIEKFKIFNTNNLWVNLKAIKRLVEAEALKMEIIPNPKEVDGVKVLQLETAAGAAIRFFEKAIGINVPRSRFLPVKATSDLLLVQSDLYTLVDGFVIRNPARTNPSNPSIELGPEFKKVANFLARFKSIPSIVELDTLKVSGDVWFGSGVTLKGKVTITAKSGKLEIPDGAVLENKDINGPEDL is encoded by the exons ATGGCGGTCACCGCCGACGTGAAGCTCGAgggcctccgcgccgccaccgacaAGCTCGACCAGATCAG CGAGAACGAGAAGTCCGGGTTCATCAGCCTCGTTTCGCGCTACCTCAG cggcgaggcggagcAGATCGAGTGGAGTAAGATCCAGACCCCGACCGACGAGGTGGTGgttccctacgacacgctctCGGCTGCTCCCGAAG ATCTCAACGAGACGAAGAAGCTGCTCGACAAACTCGTCGTGCTCAAGCTCAATGGAGGCCTCGGGACGACCATGGGCTGCACTGGTCCCAA GTCTGTCATTGAAGTCCGCAATGGCTTTACGTTTCTAGACCTTATTGTGATTCAAATTGAG TCCCTGAACAAGAAGTATGGATGCAATGTCCCTTTGCTTCTAATGAACTCATTCAACACTCATGATGACACACAGAAG ATTGTTGAGAAGTACTCCAACTCCAACATTGAAATTCACACTTTCAACCAG AGCCAATATCCTCGCATTGTTACTGAAGACTTCTTGCCACTTCCAAGCAAGGGGAAGACTGGCAAGGATGGCTG GTATCCCCCAGGCCATGGTGATGTGTTCCCCTCCTTGAATAACAGTGGAAAACTTGATACCTTGTTGGCACAG GGCAAGGAGTATGTCTTTGTCGCGAACTCGGACAACTTGGGTGCTATTGTTGACATCA AGATCTTAAACCACCTGATCCATAACCAGAACGAGTACTGTATGGAG GTTACTCCTAAAACATTGGCTGATGTTAAAGGTGGTACCCTCATCTCTTACGAAGGGAGAGTTCAG cTGTTGGAGATTGCTCAAGTCCCTGATGAGCAT GTGAATGAATTCAAGTCAATTGAGAAGTTCAAGATCTTCAATACCAACAACCT GTGGGTGAACTTGAAGGCCATCAAGAGGCTGGTAGAAGCTGAAGCACTTAAGATGGAAATCATTCCTAACCCTAAG GAAGTTGATGGTGTGAAAGTTCTGCAACTCGAAACTGCAGCTGGAGCAGCCATTCGG TTCTTTGAAAAAGCAATTGGCATTAATGTTCCCCGCTCGAGATTTCTGCCAGTCAAGGCTACATCTGATTTGTTGCTTGTACAG TCTGATTTGTACACCTTGGTCGATGGCTTTGTCATCCGCAACCCAGCCAGAACAAACCCATCAAACCCTTCGATTGAGCTTGGACCTGAGTTCAAGAAG GTTGCCAATTTCCTGGCCCGGTTTAAGTCAATCCCCAGCATTGTCGAGCTTGACACCTTGAAGGTCTCTGGTGATGTCTGGTTCGGCTCTGGAGTTACACTCAAG GGTAAGGTGACCATCACCGCCAAGTCAGGGAAGTTGGAGATCCCAGATGGAGCCGTGCTTGAGAACAAG GACATCAACGGTCCGGAGGATCTTTGA
- the LOC4347798 gene encoding NAC domain-containing protein 86 isoform X2, whose product MAPVGLPPGFRFHPTDEELVNYYLKRKVHGLSIDLDIIPEVDLYKCEPWELEEKSFLPSKDSEWYFFGPRDRKYPNGCRTNRATRAGYWKSTGKDRRINYQNRSIGMKKTLVYYKGRAPQGIRTSWVMHEYRIEESECENAMGIQDSYALCRIFKKNVVLGEFDKKGECSSSQAKGNEEVTDFGDAGQSSGANENDKDNSWMQFIAEDLWCTNKLK is encoded by the exons ATGGCGCCGGTTGGTCTCCCTCCAGGCTTTAGATTTCATCCAACTGATGAGGAGCTTGTGAACTACTACCTCAAGAGGAAGGTCCATGGCCTCAGCATCGACCTCGACATAATCCCAGAAGTAGACCTCTACAAATGTGAGCCCTGGGAATTGGAAG AGAAATCCTTCCTGCCTAGTAAAGACTCCGAGTGGTACTTCTTTGGGCCAAGGGATAGAAAGTATCCCAATGGATGCCGCACAAACCGTGCAACCAGAGCAGGATACTGGAAATCGACGGGGAAAGATCGGCGGATCAACTACCAGAACAGGTCAATTGGTATGAAGAAGACACTAGTCTACTACAAAGGTCGAGCTCCTCAGGGGATTAGAACCAGTTGGGTGATGCATGAGTACCGCATCGAGGAAAGCGAATGCGAGAACGCCATGGGGATTCAG GACTCCTATGCGCTATGTCGGATTTTCAAGAAGAATGTGGTGTTGGGTGAATTTGACAAGAAAGGGGAGTGCAGTTCATCACAGGCTAAAGGAAATGAAGAAGTTACAGATTTCGGGGATGCTGGACAATCCTCGGGAGCAAATGAGAATGATAAAGACAATTCATGGATGCAATTCATAGCAGAGGATCTATGGTGCACCAACAAACTAAAGTGA
- the LOC4347798 gene encoding NAC domain-containing protein 86 isoform X1, whose product MAPVGLPPGFRFHPTDEELVNYYLKRKVHGLSIDLDIIPEVDLYKCEPWELEEKSFLPSKDSEWYFFGPRDRKYPNGCRTNRATRAGYWKSTGKDRRINYQNRSIGMKKTLVYYKGRAPQGIRTSWVMHEYRIEESECENAMGIQLQDSYALCRIFKKNVVLGEFDKKGECSSSQAKGNEEVTDFGDAGQSSGANENDKDNSWMQFIAEDLWCTNKLK is encoded by the exons ATGGCGCCGGTTGGTCTCCCTCCAGGCTTTAGATTTCATCCAACTGATGAGGAGCTTGTGAACTACTACCTCAAGAGGAAGGTCCATGGCCTCAGCATCGACCTCGACATAATCCCAGAAGTAGACCTCTACAAATGTGAGCCCTGGGAATTGGAAG AGAAATCCTTCCTGCCTAGTAAAGACTCCGAGTGGTACTTCTTTGGGCCAAGGGATAGAAAGTATCCCAATGGATGCCGCACAAACCGTGCAACCAGAGCAGGATACTGGAAATCGACGGGGAAAGATCGGCGGATCAACTACCAGAACAGGTCAATTGGTATGAAGAAGACACTAGTCTACTACAAAGGTCGAGCTCCTCAGGGGATTAGAACCAGTTGGGTGATGCATGAGTACCGCATCGAGGAAAGCGAATGCGAGAACGCCATGGGGATTCAG TTACAGGACTCCTATGCGCTATGTCGGATTTTCAAGAAGAATGTGGTGTTGGGTGAATTTGACAAGAAAGGGGAGTGCAGTTCATCACAGGCTAAAGGAAATGAAGAAGTTACAGATTTCGGGGATGCTGGACAATCCTCGGGAGCAAATGAGAATGATAAAGACAATTCATGGATGCAATTCATAGCAGAGGATCTATGGTGCACCAACAAACTAAAGTGA
- the LOC4347799 gene encoding histone H4, giving the protein MSGRGKGGKGLGKGGAKRHRKVLRDNIQGITKPAIRRLARRGGVKRISGLIYEETRGVLKIFLENVIRDAVTYTEHARRKTVTAMDVVYALKRQGRTLYGFGG; this is encoded by the coding sequence atgtctGGGAGAggcaagggcggcaaggggctcgGGAagggcggcgcgaagaggcacAGGAAGGTGCTGCGCGACAACATCCAGGGGATCACGAAGCCGGCGATCCGGAGGCtggcgaggaggggcggcgtgAAGCGCATCTCCGGGCTGATCTACGAGGAGACCCGCGGCGTGCTCAAGATCTTCCTCGAGAACGTCATCCGCGACGCCGTCACCTACACGGAGCACGCCCGCCGCAAGACCGTCACCGCCATGGACGTCGTCTACGCGCTCAAGCGCCAGGGCCGCACCCTCTACGGATTCGGCGGCTAG
- the LOC107276893 gene encoding NAC domain-containing protein 54-like, with protein MEKVQASCEGDQGICKRGAKGGHPIDQNLVGGMTMSTGVPTTVPPTPALAALKNLLIRVVAAAAGKGLSSSAEEARCLWAKLPAPEEEEEAGQQPERPPSSYRRPPTSTLMAPVGLPPGFRFHPTDEELVNYYLKRKIHGLKIELDIIPEVDLYKCEPWELAEKSFLPSRDPEWYFFGPRDRKYPNGFRTNRATRAGYWKSTGKDRRVVHQHGGRAIGMKKTLVYYRGRAPQGVRTDWVMHEYRLDDKDCEDTMPIKDTYALCRVFKKNAICTEVEELQGQCSMALLEGACQQLLASGGGGSQEQYETPSPPDVPVGSTFGGADADAEDDPDKDDSWMQFISDDAWCSSTADGGAEESTSCVALAG; from the exons atggaaaaGGTTCAAGCTTCTTGTGAGGGTGATCAGGGAATCTGCAAAAGAGGAGCCAAAGGTGGCCATCCGATCGACCAAAATCTTGTGGGAGGGATGACTATGTCGACCGGTGTCCCTACTACTGTGCCTCCTACCCCAGCATTAGCTGCCTTGAAAAACCTACTTATAAGGGtggtggcagcagcagctgggAAAGGCCTCAGCAGCAGCGCAGAAGAAGCAAGGTGTCTTTGGGCAAAgctgccggcgccggaggaggaggaggaggccggccagCAGCCGGAGAGGCCGCCGTCGTCATATCGGCGGCCACCGACATCGACGTTGATGGCGCCGGTGGGGCTCCCTCCGGGGTTCCGGTTCCACCCGACGGACGAGGAGTTGGTGAACTACTACCTCAAGAGGAAGATCCACGGTCTCAAGATCGAGCTCGACATCATCCCTGAAGTCGACCTCTACAAGTGCGAGCCATGGGAGCTCGCTG AGAAATCGTTCTTGCCGAGTAGGGATCCGGAGTGGTATTTCTTCGGGCCTCGGGATCGGAAGTATCCGAACGGGTTCAGGACGAACAGGGCGACGAGGGCGGGGTACTGGAAGTCGACGGGGAAAGACCGGCGGGTGGTGCACCAGCACGGGGGGCGCGCCATCGGGATGAAGAAGACGCTGGTCTACTaccgcggccgcgcgccgcaGGGCGTCCGCACCGACTGGGTCATGCACGAGTACCGCCTCGACGACAAGGACTGCGAGGACACCATGCCCATCAAg GACACTTACGCGTTATGCCGGGTCTTCAAGAAGAACGCGATCTGCACCGAGGTGGAGGAGCTGCAGGGGCAGTGCAGCATGGCGCTGCTGGAGGGCGCCTGCCAGCAGCTgctcgccagcggcggcggcggcagccaggAGCAGTACgagacgccgtcgccgccggacgTCCCCGTCGGATCAACCTTCGGTggggccgacgccgacgccgaggacgACCCCGACAAGGACGACTCCTGGATGCAGTTCATCTCCGACGACGCCTGGTGCTCCAGcaccgccgacggcggcgccgaggagagCACCTCCTGCGTGGCCCTCGCCGGCTGA